The following proteins come from a genomic window of Natronosalvus vescus:
- the aglG gene encoding glucosyl-dolichyl phosphate glucuronosyltransferase, giving the protein MSTRVSVVICTYAMERYEVFSACVESALEQTYEPLEIVIVVDGNEEVFDRVREDFGDCDEVVLHCNDANQGISYSRTKGAKIATGDVVAFIDDDAVAEPDWVAELVRVYEETDAIAVGGHVAPDWVTEKPDFFPAEFYWLVGCDERGMGEHMEELRNTYGSNISFRRDVFLNVGGYDENTGRKGDRHIQAHEAPVCIRMANKYGKGVIYNTDAVVHHKLFDYRGEFRWLVFRSFWQGYSKRIMDLLLPEASGDKNDYLKQLMLGFVPLRLKELVRRPSSAKLQQLVTIFVFTAAVGLGYLYGLLEVDRSELVASRDAATDT; this is encoded by the coding sequence ATGAGTACACGGGTCTCCGTCGTCATCTGCACCTACGCGATGGAGCGCTACGAGGTCTTTTCGGCGTGCGTCGAAAGCGCTCTCGAGCAAACCTACGAGCCGCTCGAGATCGTGATCGTCGTCGACGGGAACGAAGAGGTGTTCGACCGCGTCCGCGAGGATTTCGGTGACTGCGACGAGGTCGTCCTCCACTGCAACGACGCCAATCAGGGGATTTCCTATAGCCGGACGAAGGGAGCGAAGATTGCCACCGGTGACGTCGTCGCGTTCATCGACGACGACGCGGTCGCCGAACCGGACTGGGTCGCCGAACTCGTCCGGGTGTACGAGGAGACCGACGCGATCGCTGTCGGCGGCCACGTCGCACCCGACTGGGTGACCGAGAAACCCGACTTCTTCCCGGCGGAGTTCTACTGGCTCGTCGGCTGTGACGAGCGAGGTATGGGCGAACACATGGAGGAACTCCGCAACACATACGGCTCGAACATCTCCTTTCGCCGGGACGTGTTCCTGAACGTTGGCGGCTACGACGAGAACACGGGTCGGAAAGGGGATCGGCACATCCAGGCGCACGAGGCCCCGGTCTGTATCCGAATGGCCAACAAGTACGGCAAAGGTGTGATCTATAACACGGACGCCGTGGTTCATCACAAGCTGTTCGACTACCGTGGCGAGTTCCGGTGGCTCGTGTTCCGGTCGTTCTGGCAGGGCTACTCGAAACGGATCATGGATCTCCTGTTGCCCGAGGCATCCGGGGACAAGAACGATTATTTGAAGCAGCTCATGCTCGGGTTCGTTCCGTTACGTCTGAAAGAGTTGGTTCGTCGGCCCTCGAGTGCGAAACTCCAACAGCTCGTGACGATATTCGTCTTTACTGCGGCAGTTGGGTTGGGGTATTTGTACGGACTGCTCGAGGTGGATCGGTCGGAGTTGGTAGCCAGTCGTGACGCCGCGACGGATACCTGA
- a CDS encoding glycosyltransferase has protein sequence MISVVMPVFNDPSGVRATVESIRPQLEEGEAHLTIVDNDSTDRTPTVIESYTDDELISSVLEDAVQSSYAARNSGIRQSAGEIIAFVDADMTVPDDWLATARQAFEETNAAYMGCNVELTHPEDRSLAARYDHHTGFPVKQYLEHQQFAPTCCLFVRREVFEDVGLFDHRLESGGDKEFGNRVHDAGYDLRFADDATMYHPTRNSLSAHVKKDRRVGRGLCQLQRYHPNRYGTPGIPPRPSGIKRPDRDLPAKDRLAFGALSRLLTAVRGLGYYQEYLTENRRGNLEGVPQLEP, from the coding sequence GTGATCTCAGTTGTGATGCCGGTATTTAATGATCCGTCAGGGGTTCGCGCGACGGTTGAGTCAATTCGACCACAACTTGAGGAAGGGGAGGCACACCTCACCATTGTTGATAACGACTCGACGGATCGAACGCCCACAGTGATCGAGTCGTACACCGACGACGAGCTGATATCGAGCGTGCTCGAGGACGCCGTCCAATCCTCCTACGCCGCTCGAAACAGCGGGATCCGCCAGTCAGCGGGCGAGATAATCGCGTTCGTCGATGCTGACATGACCGTTCCCGACGACTGGCTTGCTACCGCTCGCCAAGCATTTGAGGAGACGAATGCCGCGTACATGGGCTGTAACGTGGAACTTACCCACCCAGAAGATCGCTCGCTCGCTGCCCGCTACGATCATCACACAGGTTTTCCCGTAAAACAGTACCTCGAGCACCAGCAGTTCGCCCCCACCTGCTGTCTGTTCGTCCGGCGCGAAGTCTTCGAGGACGTCGGGCTATTCGACCACCGCCTCGAGTCTGGCGGCGACAAGGAGTTCGGTAACCGAGTTCACGACGCCGGATACGACCTTCGCTTCGCCGACGACGCCACTATGTACCACCCGACCAGGAACAGCCTCAGCGCACACGTCAAAAAGGATCGCCGCGTCGGCCGCGGGCTCTGTCAGCTCCAGCGCTATCACCCCAATCGGTACGGCACGCCCGGGATCCCCCCACGCCCGAGCGGGATCAAACGCCCCGATCGCGACCTCCCCGCGAAAGACCGACTCGCCTTCGGCGCGCTCTCGAGGCTGCTCACAGCCGTCCGTGGGCTGGGCTACTACCAGGAGTACCTCACCGAAAATCGACGCGGGAACCTCGAGGGCGTTCCGCAACTCGAGCCGTGA